The following proteins are co-located in the Oncorhynchus keta strain PuntledgeMale-10-30-2019 unplaced genomic scaffold, Oket_V2 Un_contig_2515_pilon_pilon, whole genome shotgun sequence genome:
- the LOC127922304 gene encoding proline-rich protein 36-like isoform X13, with the protein MSVLHCCSSQHVNETQGAGQDNTNSLAVRLLPTCLSIPVSPKSPPVSLPSLPQSLSQVSPSLSPKSLPVSLPSLSQSLSQVSPNLSPKSPPVSLPSLPQSLSQSFSQVSPVSLPSLPQSLSQVSPSLSTSLSPKSPPVSIPSLHQSLSQVSPSLFTSLSPKSLPVSPPVSPPASLPNLSQSLPQSLHQSLSQVSTSLSPKSPPVSLPSLPQSLSQVSPSLSPKSPPVSLPSLPQSLSQVSPSLSTSLSPKSLPVSLPSLSQSPPVSLPSLSQSPQSLSQSPPVSPSFPHIPPCSSKHPPDLSACFLAQTLNLSLAQYLSCYPPTHLPPTPL; encoded by the exons ATGTCTGTGCTCCATTGCTGTTCAAGCCAACATGTCAATGAGACACAGGGAGCTGGGCAGGATAACACAAACAGCCTGGCAGTCAGGCTACTTCCCACCTGTCTATCTATCCCAGTCTCTCCCaagtctcctccagtctctctcccaagtctcc cccagtctctctcccaagtctcccccagtctctctcccaagtctctcccagtctctctcccaagtctctcccagtctctctcccaagTCTCTCCcaa tctctctcccaagtctcccccagtctctctcccaagtctcccccagtctctctcccagtctttcTCCCaagtctccccagtctctctcccaagtctcccccagtctctctcccaagtctcccccagtctctccaccAGTCTCTCTCCCAAGTCTCCCCCAGTCTCTATCCCAAGTCTCCACCAGTCTCTCTCCCAAGTCTCCCCCAGTctcttcaccagtctctctcccaagtctctcccagtctctcccccagtctctccaccagcctctctcccaaatctctcccagtctctcccccagtctctccaccagtctctctcccaagtctccaccagtctctctcccaagtctcccccagtctctctcccaagtctcccccagtctctctcccaagtctctcccagtctctctcccaagtctcccccagtctctctcccaagtctcccccagtctctctcccaagtctcccccagtctctccaccagtctctctcccaagtctctcccagtctctctcccaagtctctcccagtctcccccagtctctctcccaagtctctcccagtctccccagtctctctcccagtctcccccagtctcccccagTTTTCCACATATCCCACCATGTTCTAGCAAACACCCTCCAGACCTCTCAGCTTGCTTCCTAGCACAAACATTGAACCTTTCTTTGGCCCAATATCTTTCCTGCTACCCACCTACCcacctcccccccacccccctgtaG
- the LOC127922304 gene encoding uncharacterized protein LOC127922304 isoform X11: protein MSVLHCCSSQHVNETQGAGQDNTNSLAVRLLPTCLSIPVSPKSPPVSLPSLPQSLSQVSPSLSPSLSPQFSHSPSPKSLPVSLPVSLPSLPQSLSQVSPSLSPKSLPVSLPSLPQSLSQVSPSLSPKSLPVSLPSLSQSLSQVSPSLSPKSPPVSLPVFLPSLPSLSPKSPPVSLPSLPQSLHQSLSQVSPSLYPKSPPVSLPSLPQSLHQSLSQVSPSLSPSLSTSLSPKSLPVSPPVSPPVSLPSLHQSLSQVSPSLSPKSPPVSLPSLSQSLSQVSPSLSPKSPPVSLPSLPQSLHQSLSQVSPSLSPKSLPVSPSLSPNLPQSPPVFHISHHVLANTLQTSQLAS from the exons ATGTCTGTGCTCCATTGCTGTTCAAGCCAACATGTCAATGAGACACAGGGAGCTGGGCAGGATAACACAAACAGCCTGGCAGTCAGGCTACTTCCCACCTGTCTATCTATCCCAGTCTCTCCCaagtctcctccagtctctctcccaagtctcccccagtctctctcccaagtctcccccagtctctctcccagtctctctccccaatTCTCTCACAGTCCCTCTCCcaagtctctcccagtctctctcccagtctctctcccaagtctcccccagtctctctcccaagtctcccccagtctctctcccaagtctctcccagtctctctcccaagtctcccccagtctctctcccaagtctctcccagtctctctcccaagtctctcccagtctctctcccaagTCTCTCCcaa tctctctcccaagtctcccccagtctctctcccaagtctcccccagtctctctcccagtctttcTCCCaagtctccccagtctctctcccaagtctcccccagtctctctcccaagtctcccccagtctctccaccAGTCTCTCTCCCAAGTCTCCCCCAGTCTCTATCCCAAGTCTCCACCAGTCTCTCTCCCAAGTCTCCCCCAGTctcttcaccagtctctctcccaagtctctcccagtctctcccccagtctctccaccagcctctctcccaaatctctcccagtctctcccccagtctctccaccagtctctctcccaagtctccaccagtctctctcccaagtctcccccagtctctctcccaagtctcccccagtctctctcccaagtctctcccagtctctctcccaagtctcccccagtctctctcccaagtctcccccagtctctctcccaagtctcccccagtctctccaccagtctctctcccaagtctctcccagtctctctcccaagtctctcccagtctcccccagtctctctcccaa tctcccccagtctcccccagTTTTCCACATATCCCACCATGTTCTAGCAAACACCCTCCAGACCTCTCAGCTTGCTTCCTAG
- the LOC127922304 gene encoding uncharacterized protein LOC127922304 isoform X8, which yields MSVLHCCSSQHVNETQGAGQDNTNSLAVRLLPTCLSIPVSPKSPPVSLPSLPQSLSQVSPSLSPKSLPVSLPSLSQSLSQVSPNLSPKSPPVSLPILPQSLSQVSPSLSPKSPPVSLPSLPQSLSQSFSQVSPVSLPSLPQSLSQVSPSLSTSLSPKSPPVSIPSLHQSLSQVSPSLFTSLSPKSLPVSPPVSPPASLPNLSQSLPQSLHQSLSQVSTSLSPKSPPVSLPSLPQSLSQVSPSLSPKSPPVSLPSLPQSLSQVSPSLSTSLSPKSLPVSLPSLSQSPPVSLPSLSQSPQSLSQSPPVSPSFPHIPPCSSKHPPDLSACFLAQTLNLSLAQYLSCYPPTHLPPTPL from the exons ATGTCTGTGCTCCATTGCTGTTCAAGCCAACATGTCAATGAGACACAGGGAGCTGGGCAGGATAACACAAACAGCCTGGCAGTCAGGCTACTTCCCACCTGTCTATCTATCCCAGTCTCTCCCaagtctcctccagtctctctcccaagtctcc cccagtctctctcccaagtctcccccagtctctctcccaagtctctcccagtctctctcccaagtctctcccagtctctctcccaagTCTCTCCcaa tctctctcccaagtctcccccagtctctctcccaattctcccccagtctctctcccaagtctcccccagtctctctcccaagtctcccccagtctctctcccaagtctcccccagtctctctcccagtctttcTCCCaagtctccccagtctctctcccaagtctcccccagtctctctcccaagtctcccccagtctctccaccAGTCTCTCTCCCAAGTCTCCCCCAGTCTCTATCCCAAGTCTCCACCAGTCTCTCTCCCAAGTCTCCCCCAGTctcttcaccagtctctctcccaagtctctcccagtctctcccccagtctctccaccagcctctctcccaaatctctcccagtctctcccccagtctctccaccagtctctctcccaagtctccaccagtctctctcccaagtctcccccagtctctctcccaagtctcccccagtctctctcccaagtctctcccagtctctctcccaagtctcccccagtctctctcccaagtctcccccagtctctctcccaagtctcccccagtctctccaccagtctctctcccaagtctctcccagtctctctcccaagtctctcccagtctcccccagtctctctcccaagtctctcccagtctccccagtctctctcccagtctcccccagtctcccccagTTTTCCACATATCCCACCATGTTCTAGCAAACACCCTCCAGACCTCTCAGCTTGCTTCCTAGCACAAACATTGAACCTTTCTTTGGCCCAATATCTTTCCTGCTACCCACCTACCcacctcccccccacccccctgtaG
- the LOC127922304 gene encoding uncharacterized protein LOC127922304 isoform X18, whose protein sequence is MSVLHCCSSQHVNETQGAGQDNTNSLAVRLLPTCLSIPVSPKSPPVSLPSLPQSLSQVSPSLSPSLSPQFSHSPSPKSLPVSLPVSLPSLPQSLSQVSPSLSPKSLPVSLPSLPQSLSQVSPSLSPKSLPVSLPSLSQSLSQVSPSLFTSLSPKSLPVSPPVSPPASLPNLSQSLPQSLHQSLSQVSTSLSPKSPPVSLPSLPQSLSQVSPSLSPKSPPVSLPSLPQSLSQVSPSLSTSLSPKSLPVSLPSLSQSPPVSLPSLSQSPQSLSQSPPVSPSFPHIPPCSSKHPPDLSACFLAQTLNLSLAQYLSCYPPTHLPPTPL, encoded by the exons ATGTCTGTGCTCCATTGCTGTTCAAGCCAACATGTCAATGAGACACAGGGAGCTGGGCAGGATAACACAAACAGCCTGGCAGTCAGGCTACTTCCCACCTGTCTATCTATCCCAGTCTCTCCCaagtctcctccagtctctctcccaagtctcccccagtctctctcccaagtctcccccagtctctctcccagtctctctccccaatTCTCTCACAGTCCCTCTCCcaagtctctcccagtctctctcccagtctctctcccaagtctcccccagtctctctcccaagtctcccccagtctctctcccaagtctctcccagtctctctcccaagtctcccccagtctctctcccaagtctctcccagtctctctcccaagtctctcccagtctctctcccaagTCTCTCCcaa TCTCTCTCCCAAGTCTCCCCCAGTctcttcaccagtctctctcccaagtctctcccagtctctcccccagtctctccaccagcctctctcccaaatctctcccagtctctcccccagtctctccaccagtctctctcccaagtctccaccagtctctctcccaagtctcccccagtctctctcccaagtctcccccagtctctctcccaagtctctcccagtctctctcccaagtctcccccagtctctctcccaagtctcccccagtctctctcccaagtctcccccagtctctccaccagtctctctcccaagtctctcccagtctctctcccaagtctctcccagtctcccccagtctctctcccaagtctctcccagtctccccagtctctctcccagtctcccccagtctcccccagTTTTCCACATATCCCACCATGTTCTAGCAAACACCCTCCAGACCTCTCAGCTTGCTTCCTAGCACAAACATTGAACCTTTCTTTGGCCCAATATCTTTCCTGCTACCCACCTACCcacctcccccccacccccctgtaG
- the LOC127922304 gene encoding proline-rich protein 36-like isoform X2: MSVLHCCSSQHVNETQGAGQDNTNSLAVRLLPTCLSIPVSPKSPPVSLPSLPQSLSQVSPSLSPSLSPQFSHSPSPKSLPVSLPVSLPSLPQSLSQVSPSLSPKSLPVSLPSLPQSLSQVSPSLSPKSLPVSLPSLSQSLSQVSPSLSPKSPPVSLPSLPQSLSQSFSQVSPVSLPSLPQSLSQVSPSLSTSLSPKSPPVSIPSLHQSLSQVSPSLFTSLSPKSLPVSPPVSPPASLPNLSQSLPQSLHQSLSQVSTSLSPKSPPVSLPSLPQSLSQVSPSLSPKSPPVSLPSLPQSLSQVSPSLSTSLSPKSLPVSLPSLSQSPPVSLPSLSQSPQSLSQSPPVSPSFPHIPPCSSKHPPDLSACFLAQTLNLSLAQYLSCYPPTHLPPTPL, translated from the exons ATGTCTGTGCTCCATTGCTGTTCAAGCCAACATGTCAATGAGACACAGGGAGCTGGGCAGGATAACACAAACAGCCTGGCAGTCAGGCTACTTCCCACCTGTCTATCTATCCCAGTCTCTCCCaagtctcctccagtctctctcccaagtctcccccagtctctctcccaagtctcccccagtctctctcccagtctctctccccaatTCTCTCACAGTCCCTCTCCcaagtctctcccagtctctctcccagtctctctcccaagtctcccccagtctctctcccaagtctcccccagtctctctcccaagtctctcccagtctctctcccaagtctcccccagtctctctcccaagtctctcccagtctctctcccaagtctctcccagtctctctcccaagTCTCTCCcaa tctctctcccaagtctcccccagtctctctcccaagtctcccccagtctctctcccaagtctcccccagtctctctcccagtctttcTCCCaagtctccccagtctctctcccaagtctcccccagtctctctcccaagtctcccccagtctctccaccAGTCTCTCTCCCAAGTCTCCCCCAGTCTCTATCCCAAGTCTCCACCAGTCTCTCTCCCAAGTCTCCCCCAGTctcttcaccagtctctctcccaagtctctcccagtctctcccccagtctctccaccagcctctctcccaaatctctcccagtctctcccccagtctctccaccagtctctctcccaagtctccaccagtctctctcccaagtctcccccagtctctctcccaagtctcccccagtctctctcccaagtctctcccagtctctctcccaagtctcccccagtctctctcccaagtctcccccagtctctctcccaagtctcccccagtctctccaccagtctctctcccaagtctctcccagtctctctcccaagtctctcccagtctcccccagtctctctcccaagtctctcccagtctccccagtctctctcccagtctcccccagtctcccccagTTTTCCACATATCCCACCATGTTCTAGCAAACACCCTCCAGACCTCTCAGCTTGCTTCCTAGCACAAACATTGAACCTTTCTTTGGCCCAATATCTTTCCTGCTACCCACCTACCcacctcccccccacccccctgtaG
- the LOC127922304 gene encoding DNA-directed RNA polymerase II subunit RPB1-like isoform X17 has protein sequence MSVLHCCSSQHVNETQGAGQDNTNSLAVRLLPTCLSIPVSPKSPPVSLPSLPQSLSQVSPSLSPKSLPVSLPSLSQSLSQVSPNLSPKSPPVSLPSLPQSLSQVSPSLSPSLSPKSPQSLSQVSPSLSPKSPPVSPPVSLPSLPQSLSQVSTSLSPKSPPVSSPVSLPSLSQSLPQSLHQPLSQISPSLSPSLSTSLSPKSPPVSLPSLPQSLSQVSPSLSPKSLPVSLPSLPQSLSQVSPSLSPKSPPVSPPVSLPSLSQSLSQVSPSLPQSLSQSPPVSPSFPHIPPCSSKHPPDLSACFLAQTLNLSLAQYLSCYPPTHLPPTPL, from the exons ATGTCTGTGCTCCATTGCTGTTCAAGCCAACATGTCAATGAGACACAGGGAGCTGGGCAGGATAACACAAACAGCCTGGCAGTCAGGCTACTTCCCACCTGTCTATCTATCCCAGTCTCTCCCaagtctcctccagtctctctcccaagtctcc cccagtctctctcccaagtctcccccagtctctctcccaagtctctcccagtctctctcccaagtctctcccagtctctctcccaagTCTCTCCcaa tctctctcccaagtctcccccagtctctctcccaagtctcccccagtctctctcccaagtctcccccagtctctctcccagtctttcTCCCaagtctccccagtctctctcccaagtctcccccagtctctctcccaagtctcccccagtctctccaccAGTCTCTCTCCCAAGTCTCCCCCAGTCTCTATCCCAAGTCTCCACCAGTCTCTCTCCCAAGTCTCCCCCAGTctcttcaccagtctctctcccaagtctctcccagtctctcccccagtctctccaccagcctctctcccaaatctctcccagtctctcccccagtctctccaccagtctctctcccaagtctccaccagtctctctcccaagtctcccccagtctctctcccaagtctcccccagtctctctcccaagtctctcccagtctctctcccaagtctcccccagtctctctcccaagtctcccccagtctctctcccaagtctcccccagtctctccaccagtctctctcccaagtctctcccagtctctctcccaagtctctcccagtctcccccagtctctctcccaa tctcccccagtctcccccagTTTTCCACATATCCCACCATGTTCTAGCAAACACCCTCCAGACCTCTCAGCTTGCTTCCTAGCACAAACATTGAACCTTTCTTTGGCCCAATATCTTTCCTGCTACCCACCTACCcacctcccccccacccccctgtaG
- the LOC127922304 gene encoding DNA-directed RNA polymerase II subunit RPB1-like isoform X5, which produces MSVLHCCSSQHVNETQGAGQDNTNSLAVRLLPTCLSIPVSPKSPPVSLPSLPQSLSQVSPSLSPKSLPVSLPSLSQSLSQVSPKSLPVSLPSLPQSLSQVSPSLSPKSPPVSLPILPQSLSQVSPSLSPKSPPVSLPSLPQSLSQSFSQVSPVSLPSLPQSLSQVSPSLSTSLSPKSPPVSIPSLHQSLSQVSPSLFTSLSPKSLPVSPPVSPPASLPNLSQSLPQSLHQSLSQVSTSLSPKSPPVSLPSLPQSLSQVSPSLSPKSPPVSLPSLPQSLSQVSPSLSTSLSPKSLPVSLPSLSQSPPVSLPSLSQSPQSLSQSPPVSPSFPHIPPCSSKHPPDLSACFLAQTLNLSLAQYLSCYPPTHLPPTPL; this is translated from the exons ATGTCTGTGCTCCATTGCTGTTCAAGCCAACATGTCAATGAGACACAGGGAGCTGGGCAGGATAACACAAACAGCCTGGCAGTCAGGCTACTTCCCACCTGTCTATCTATCCCAGTCTCTCCCaagtctcctccagtctctctcccaagtctcc cccagtctctctcccaagtctcccccagtctctctcccaagtctctcccagtctctctcccaagtctctcccagtctctctcccaagTCTCTCCcaagtctctcccagtctctctcccaagtctcccccagtctctctcccaagtctctcccagtctctctcccaagtctcccccagtctctctcccaattctcccccagtctctctcccaagtctcccccagtctctctcccaagtctcccccagtctctctcccaagtctcccccagtctctctcccagtctttcTCCCaagtctccccagtctctctcccaagtctcccccagtctctctcccaagtctcccccagtctctccaccAGTCTCTCTCCCAAGTCTCCCCCAGTCTCTATCCCAAGTCTCCACCAGTCTCTCTCCCAAGTCTCCCCCAGTctcttcaccagtctctctcccaagtctctcccagtctctcccccagtctctccaccagcctctctcccaaatctctcccagtctctcccccagtctctccaccagtctctctcccaagtctccaccagtctctctcccaagtctcccccagtctctctcccaagtctcccccagtctctctcccaagtctctcccagtctctctcccaagtctcccccagtctctctcccaagtctcccccagtctctctcccaagtctcccccagtctctccaccagtctctctcccaagtctctcccagtctctctcccaagtctctcccagtctcccccagtctctctcccaagtctctcccagtctccccagtctctctcccagtctcccccagtctcccccagTTTTCCACATATCCCACCATGTTCTAGCAAACACCCTCCAGACCTCTCAGCTTGCTTCCTAGCACAAACATTGAACCTTTCTTTGGCCCAATATCTTTCCTGCTACCCACCTACCcacctcccccccacccccctgtaG
- the LOC127922304 gene encoding proline-rich protein 36-like isoform X10 codes for MSVLHCCSSQHVNETQGAGQDNTNSLAVRLLPTCLSIPVSPKSPPVSLPSLPQSLSQVSPSLSPSLSPQFSHSPSPKSLPVSLPVSLPSLPQSLSQVSPSLSPKSLPVSLPSLPQSLSQVSPSLSPKSLPVSLPSLSQSLSQVSPSLSTSLSPKSPPVSIPSLHQSLSQVSPSLFTSLSPKSLPVSPPVSPPASLPNLSQSLPQSLHQSLSQVSTSLSPKSPPVSLPSLPQSLSQVSPSLSPKSPPVSLPSLPQSLSQVSPSLSTSLSPKSLPVSLPSLSQSPPVSLPSLSQSPQSLSQSPPVSPSFPHIPPCSSKHPPDLSACFLAQTLNLSLAQYLSCYPPTHLPPTPL; via the exons ATGTCTGTGCTCCATTGCTGTTCAAGCCAACATGTCAATGAGACACAGGGAGCTGGGCAGGATAACACAAACAGCCTGGCAGTCAGGCTACTTCCCACCTGTCTATCTATCCCAGTCTCTCCCaagtctcctccagtctctctcccaagtctcccccagtctctctcccaagtctcccccagtctctctcccagtctctctccccaatTCTCTCACAGTCCCTCTCCcaagtctctcccagtctctctcccagtctctctcccaagtctcccccagtctctctcccaagtctcccccagtctctctcccaagtctctcccagtctctctcccaagtctcccccagtctctctcccaagtctctcccagtctctctcccaagtctctcccagtctctctcccaagTCTCTCCcaa tctctctcccaagtctcccccagtctctccaccAGTCTCTCTCCCAAGTCTCCCCCAGTCTCTATCCCAAGTCTCCACCAGTCTCTCTCCCAAGTCTCCCCCAGTctcttcaccagtctctctcccaagtctctcccagtctctcccccagtctctccaccagcctctctcccaaatctctcccagtctctcccccagtctctccaccagtctctctcccaagtctccaccagtctctctcccaagtctcccccagtctctctcccaagtctcccccagtctctctcccaagtctctcccagtctctctcccaagtctcccccagtctctctcccaagtctcccccagtctctctcccaagtctcccccagtctctccaccagtctctctcccaagtctctcccagtctctctcccaagtctctcccagtctcccccagtctctctcccaagtctctcccagtctccccagtctctctcccagtctcccccagtctcccccagTTTTCCACATATCCCACCATGTTCTAGCAAACACCCTCCAGACCTCTCAGCTTGCTTCCTAGCACAAACATTGAACCTTTCTTTGGCCCAATATCTTTCCTGCTACCCACCTACCcacctcccccccacccccctgtaG
- the LOC127922304 gene encoding DNA-directed RNA polymerase II subunit RPB1-like isoform X6, with protein MSVLHCCSSQHVNETQGAGQDNTNSLAVRLLPTCLSIPVSPKSPPVSLPSLPQSLSQVSPSLSPSLSPQFSHSPSPKSLPVSLPVSLPSLPQSLSQVSPSLSPKSLPVSLPSLPQSLSQVSPSLSPKSLPVSLPSLSQSLSQVSPSLSPNSPPVSLPSLPQSLSQVSPSLSPKSPPVSLPVFLPSLPSLSPKSPPVSLPSLPQSLHQSLSQVSPSLYPKSPPVSLPSLPQSLHQSLSQVSPSLSPSLSTSLSPKSLPVSPPVSPPVSLPSLHQSLSQVSPSLSPKSPPVSLPSLSQSLSQVSPSLSPKSPPVSLPSLPQSLHQSLSQVSPSLSPKSLPVSPSLSPNLPQSPPVFHISHHVLANTLQTSQLAS; from the exons ATGTCTGTGCTCCATTGCTGTTCAAGCCAACATGTCAATGAGACACAGGGAGCTGGGCAGGATAACACAAACAGCCTGGCAGTCAGGCTACTTCCCACCTGTCTATCTATCCCAGTCTCTCCCaagtctcctccagtctctctcccaagtctcccccagtctctctcccaagtctcccccagtctctctcccagtctctctccccaatTCTCTCACAGTCCCTCTCCcaagtctctcccagtctctctcccagtctctctcccaagtctcccccagtctctctcccaagtctcccccagtctctctcccaagtctctcccagtctctctcccaagtctcccccagtctctctcccaagtctctcccagtctctctcccaagtctctcccagtctctctcccaagTCTCTCCcaa tctctctcccaagtctcccccagtctctctcccaattctcccccagtctctctcccaagtctcccccagtctctctcccaagtctcccccagtctctctcccaagtctcccccagtctctctcccagtctttcTCCCaagtctccccagtctctctcccaagtctcccccagtctctctcccaagtctcccccagtctctccaccAGTCTCTCTCCCAAGTCTCCCCCAGTCTCTATCCCAAGTCTCCACCAGTCTCTCTCCCAAGTCTCCCCCAGTctcttcaccagtctctctcccaagtctctcccagtctctcccccagtctctccaccagcctctctcccaaatctctcccagtctctcccccagtctctccaccagtctctctcccaagtctccaccagtctctctcccaagtctcccccagtctctctcccaagtctcccccagtctctctcccaagtctctcccagtctctctcccaagtctcccccagtctctctcccaagtctcccccagtctctctcccaagtctcccccagtctctccaccagtctctctcccaagtctctcccagtctctctcccaagtctctcccagtctcccccagtctctctcccaa tctcccccagtctcccccagTTTTCCACATATCCCACCATGTTCTAGCAAACACCCTCCAGACCTCTCAGCTTGCTTCCTAG
- the LOC127922304 gene encoding DNA-directed RNA polymerase II subunit RPB1-like isoform X23, with product MSVLHCCSSQHVNETQGAGQDNTNSLAVRLLPTCLSIPVSPKSPPVSLPSLPQSLSQVSPSLSPSLSPQFSHSPSPKSLPVSLPVSLPSLPQSLSQVSPSLSPKSLPVSLPSLPQSLSQVSPSLSPKSLPVSLPSLSQSLSQVSPSLYPKSPPVSLPSLPQSLHQSLSQVSPSLSPSLSTSLSPKSLPVSPPVSPPVSLPSLHQSLSQVSPSLSPKSPPVSLPSLSQSLSQVSPSLSPKSPPVSLPSLPQSLHQSLSQVSPSLSPKSLPVSPSLSPNLPQSPPVFHISHHVLANTLQTSQLAS from the exons ATGTCTGTGCTCCATTGCTGTTCAAGCCAACATGTCAATGAGACACAGGGAGCTGGGCAGGATAACACAAACAGCCTGGCAGTCAGGCTACTTCCCACCTGTCTATCTATCCCAGTCTCTCCCaagtctcctccagtctctctcccaagtctcccccagtctctctcccaagtctcccccagtctctctcccagtctctctccccaatTCTCTCACAGTCCCTCTCCcaagtctctcccagtctctctcccagtctctctcccaagtctcccccagtctctctcccaagtctcccccagtctctctcccaagtctctcccagtctctctcccaagtctcccccagtctctctcccaagtctctcccagtctctctcccaagtctctcccagtctctctcccaagTCTCTCCcaa TCTCTCTCCCAAGTCTCCCCCAGTCTCTATCCCAAGTCTCCACCAGTCTCTCTCCCAAGTCTCCCCCAGTctcttcaccagtctctctcccaagtctctcccagtctctcccccagtctctccaccagcctctctcccaaatctctcccagtctctcccccagtctctccaccagtctctctcccaagtctccaccagtctctctcccaagtctcccccagtctctctcccaagtctcccccagtctctctcccaagtctctcccagtctctctcccaagtctcccccagtctctctcccaagtctcccccagtctctctcccaagtctcccccagtctctccaccagtctctctcccaagtctctcccagtctctctcccaagtctctcccagtctcccccagtctctctcccaa tctcccccagtctcccccagTTTTCCACATATCCCACCATGTTCTAGCAAACACCCTCCAGACCTCTCAGCTTGCTTCCTAG